Proteins from a genomic interval of Nocardioides jishulii:
- a CDS encoding 2-hydroxyacid dehydrogenase — protein sequence MEPLQVVLPDAALAAAVGEIDGAEVSVWSGADEPPRHVDLWVPPYLTSTVAIDRVGDLPGLRVVQLQMAGYDGMPEKMPPGVTMCNASGVHDDATAEHAVGLILASLRGTVEAVRHQAEGRWVRMPGRQSLADARVLILGYGSIGRALAERLLPMKAIVTGVASRPRSDDLLDEVHGFGDLPALLPAQDVVVLLVPHTDRTDKMVNDAFLSKLSDDTLVVNVARGAVADTDAILAHAGRLRFALDVTDPEPLPDGHPLWSAPGVLITPHVAGGTTAMLPRMAALVRAQAERLVAGEELAHVVHRG from the coding sequence GTGGAGCCGCTGCAGGTGGTCCTCCCCGACGCCGCCCTCGCTGCGGCGGTCGGTGAGATCGACGGCGCCGAGGTGTCGGTGTGGAGCGGCGCCGACGAGCCGCCGCGGCACGTCGACCTGTGGGTGCCGCCGTACCTGACCTCCACGGTCGCGATCGACCGGGTCGGTGACCTCCCGGGGCTGCGCGTCGTCCAGCTGCAGATGGCCGGCTACGACGGCATGCCCGAGAAGATGCCGCCCGGCGTGACCATGTGCAACGCCAGCGGCGTGCACGACGACGCCACCGCCGAGCACGCGGTCGGGCTGATCCTGGCGTCGCTGCGCGGCACCGTCGAGGCTGTCCGCCACCAGGCCGAGGGCCGGTGGGTGCGGATGCCGGGGCGCCAGTCGCTCGCCGACGCCCGCGTCCTGATCCTCGGTTACGGCTCCATCGGGCGTGCGCTCGCCGAGCGGCTGCTCCCGATGAAGGCCATCGTCACCGGGGTCGCGAGTCGTCCGCGCTCGGACGACCTGCTCGACGAGGTGCACGGGTTCGGCGACCTGCCCGCCCTGCTGCCGGCCCAGGACGTCGTCGTGCTCCTGGTGCCCCACACCGACCGCACCGACAAGATGGTCAACGACGCCTTCCTGTCGAAGCTCTCCGACGACACCCTGGTCGTCAACGTCGCGCGCGGCGCGGTGGCCGACACCGACGCGATCCTGGCGCACGCCGGTCGGCTCCGCTTCGCCCTCGACGTCACCGACCCCGAGCCGCTGCCCGACGGCCACCCGCTCTGGTCGGCTCCCGGCGTACTGATCACCCCGCACGTGGCCGGTGGCACCACCGCGATGCTGCCGCGGATGGCCGCGCTGGTGCGCGCCCAGGCCGAGCGGCTGGTGGCCGGCGAGGAGCTGGCGCACGTCGTGCACCGCGGCTGA
- a CDS encoding ABC transporter permease: MSTMTSTRTTQQGLDRTAPRGSFVGDTLNVMARELKPVWREPMSVLFAMVQPLVFLALFAPLLPELAEGSALQWFVPGIIAMTCLMGASFTGANLMEEMQSGSHERQLVSPLGRPALLVGRALKEIVPMLMQTAIILVVVTPFSFDLHVGGVLVALLILALFSIGVGALSFALALAAKGQDWMFWTVQQTFLFPVLLLAGVLLPVEGAPRWMQVASDLNPLTYVVEGVRALFSGQFPLDTVAAGFAGAGVVALLGIGVGVRSMRRAD; encoded by the coding sequence ATGAGCACGATGACATCCACGAGGACGACCCAGCAGGGTCTCGACCGCACCGCACCGCGGGGCAGCTTCGTCGGCGACACCCTCAACGTGATGGCACGGGAGCTGAAGCCGGTGTGGCGCGAGCCGATGTCGGTGCTCTTCGCGATGGTGCAGCCGTTGGTCTTCCTGGCGCTCTTCGCTCCCCTGCTCCCCGAGCTGGCCGAGGGATCGGCGCTGCAGTGGTTCGTGCCGGGCATCATCGCGATGACCTGCCTGATGGGCGCGAGCTTCACCGGCGCCAACCTGATGGAGGAGATGCAGTCCGGCTCGCACGAGCGCCAGCTGGTCTCACCGCTGGGGCGTCCAGCACTCCTGGTCGGGCGGGCCCTGAAGGAGATCGTGCCGATGCTGATGCAGACCGCGATCATCCTGGTCGTGGTCACCCCGTTCAGCTTCGACCTGCACGTCGGCGGCGTCCTGGTGGCGCTGCTCATCCTGGCGCTCTTCAGCATCGGCGTCGGCGCGCTCTCCTTCGCGCTCGCGCTCGCCGCGAAGGGCCAGGACTGGATGTTCTGGACCGTGCAGCAGACCTTCCTCTTCCCGGTGCTGCTGCTCGCGGGCGTGCTGCTCCCGGTCGAGGGAGCACCGCGGTGGATGCAGGTCGCCTCCGACCTCAACCCCCTGACGTACGTCGTCGAGGGCGTCCGCGCGCTCTTCTCCGGGCAGTTCCCGCTCGACACGGTGGCCGCCGGGTTCGCCGGGGCCGGGGTGGTCGCGCTGCTGGGGATCGGGGTGGGCGTGCGGTCGATGCGCCGGGCGGACTGA
- a CDS encoding ATP-binding cassette domain-containing protein, translating into MTTTTTTEGSAIVTRGLTRHYRGPGKQTVEAVRDLDLEIGQGELVAFLGPNGAGKTTTLRMLTTLVAPTTGTAHVAGHDVVTAQRDVRRSIGYVGQGNGAGLQQLGRDELVSQGRAYGLGRRAAHARADELIDDLDLTAVARRKVSTLSGGQRRRLDIAMGLVHLPRVLFLDEPSTGLDPQNRANLQELVRRLHRETGSTVVLTTHYLEEADALAERVIVIDRGRMIADASATTLKRGLRDLVVLGFDDESAAATATTRIARVGAEALVEQTGSEVRLRSRGAHAEVSDLLVDLAGQDLAVRSVEVARPTLDDVFLELTGRSLRDAHEGAATETKQDEDEVAA; encoded by the coding sequence ATGACGACGACAACCACCACCGAGGGATCCGCGATCGTGACGCGCGGACTGACCCGCCACTACCGAGGGCCGGGCAAGCAGACCGTCGAGGCCGTCCGCGACCTCGACCTCGAGATCGGCCAGGGCGAGCTGGTCGCCTTCCTGGGGCCCAACGGCGCCGGCAAGACGACGACGCTGCGCATGCTCACCACCTTGGTCGCCCCCACCACCGGCACGGCCCACGTGGCCGGCCACGACGTGGTCACCGCCCAGCGCGACGTCCGCCGCTCGATCGGCTACGTCGGTCAGGGCAACGGCGCCGGGCTCCAGCAGCTCGGGCGCGACGAGCTGGTCAGCCAGGGCCGGGCGTACGGCCTGGGTCGCCGCGCCGCGCACGCCCGGGCCGACGAGCTGATCGACGACCTCGACCTGACCGCGGTGGCCCGCCGCAAGGTCTCCACCCTGTCGGGCGGTCAGCGGCGCAGGCTCGACATCGCGATGGGGCTGGTCCACCTGCCCCGCGTGCTCTTCCTCGACGAGCCCTCGACCGGGCTCGACCCGCAGAACAGGGCCAACCTGCAGGAGCTCGTGCGACGGCTCCACCGCGAGACCGGGAGCACGGTCGTGCTGACCACCCACTACCTGGAGGAGGCCGATGCCCTCGCCGAGCGGGTGATCGTGATCGACCGCGGTCGGATGATCGCCGACGCCTCCGCCACCACCTTGAAGCGCGGACTGCGCGACCTGGTGGTGCTCGGCTTCGACGACGAGTCCGCGGCGGCCACGGCCACGACCCGGATCGCGCGGGTCGGGGCCGAGGCACTCGTCGAGCAGACCGGCTCCGAGGTGCGGCTGCGCTCGCGTGGCGCACACGCCGAGGTGAGCGACCTGCTGGTCGACCTGGCGGGTCAGGACCTGGCGGTCCGCAGCGTCGAGGTCGCCCGCCCCACGCTCGACGACGTCTTCCTCGAGCTCACCGGCAGGAGCCTGCGCGACGCCCACGAGGGCGCCGCGACCGAGACGAAGCAGGACGAGGACGAGGTGGCGGCATGA
- a CDS encoding helix-turn-helix transcriptional regulator, with protein sequence MSTSQRMLRLLSLLQTHRYWPGGELADRLEVSARTLRRDVERLRDLGYQVDAVRGVAGGYQLRAGGAMAPLLLTDEEAVAVAVALRGAAGTAAGVGGGPDWALQALTKVVGLMPPLLRRQMDAVRSQTDTPAPWSGAPVLDAAVLSALAQACRDTEPLRFDYAARDAEPSHRWVEPHRLVALGRRWYLVAYDRDRQDWRTFRVDRVTAPEPTGQRFRPRDLPGGDAVEFVRAGIRRAQPHHEVRVTIEAPVDEVVAAVGRWGRVTPEGVGCRLEMEVDSLGWPLMVLGEVGADFHVESPPELADAVAEVAARFARAAG encoded by the coding sequence ATGAGCACGAGTCAACGGATGCTGCGGCTCCTCTCCCTGCTGCAGACGCACCGCTACTGGCCGGGCGGCGAGCTCGCCGACCGCCTCGAGGTGAGCGCCAGGACGCTGCGCCGCGACGTGGAGCGGCTGCGCGACCTGGGCTACCAGGTCGACGCCGTACGCGGTGTCGCGGGCGGCTACCAGCTGCGGGCGGGCGGTGCGATGGCGCCGCTGCTGCTCACCGACGAGGAGGCCGTGGCGGTGGCCGTGGCCCTGCGGGGAGCGGCCGGGACGGCGGCCGGTGTCGGGGGAGGGCCGGACTGGGCGTTGCAGGCGCTCACCAAGGTGGTCGGCCTGATGCCGCCGCTGCTGCGCCGCCAGATGGACGCGGTGCGGTCGCAGACCGACACCCCGGCGCCCTGGTCGGGGGCGCCGGTGCTCGACGCGGCGGTGCTCAGCGCCCTGGCCCAGGCGTGCCGCGACACCGAGCCGCTGCGCTTCGACTACGCCGCGCGCGACGCCGAGCCGAGCCACCGCTGGGTCGAGCCCCACCGACTCGTCGCGCTCGGACGCCGGTGGTACCTGGTGGCGTACGACCGTGACCGCCAGGACTGGCGCACCTTCCGCGTCGACCGGGTCACCGCGCCGGAGCCGACCGGGCAACGGTTCCGGCCCCGCGACCTGCCCGGCGGTGACGCCGTCGAGTTCGTGAGGGCCGGCATCCGTCGCGCGCAGCCGCACCACGAGGTGCGGGTGACGATCGAGGCCCCGGTCGACGAGGTCGTCGCAGCCGTGGGGCGCTGGGGCCGGGTCACGCCTGAGGGTGTCGGCTGCCGCCTGGAGATGGAGGTGGACAGCCTGGGGTGGCCCTTGATGGTCCTCGGTGAGGTCGGCGCCGACTTCCACGTCGAGTCGCCGCCCGAGCTGGCCGACGCGGTGGCGGAGGTGGCCGCCCGCTTCGCCCGGGCGGCTGGTTAA
- a CDS encoding sterol carrier family protein has product MPAHLRLATPEDVAAALAGRTRADLKLLTKHYMAVLNERAPGHSVEVRVPPFAAVQVIPGVRHTRGTPPAVVEMDAETWIALARGDVSWSEAEAAGRVRASGQRADLTPYLPLT; this is encoded by the coding sequence ATGCCTGCCCATCTTCGTCTCGCCACCCCCGAGGACGTCGCGGCTGCGCTCGCCGGGCGTACGCGCGCCGACCTCAAGCTGCTCACCAAGCACTACATGGCGGTTCTCAACGAGCGGGCGCCCGGCCACTCGGTGGAGGTGCGGGTGCCGCCCTTCGCCGCCGTCCAGGTGATCCCGGGCGTACGCCACACGCGCGGCACCCCGCCAGCCGTGGTGGAGATGGACGCGGAGACCTGGATCGCGCTGGCGCGCGGCGACGTGTCGTGGTCCGAGGCGGAGGCCGCCGGGCGGGTCCGGGCGAGCGGCCAGCGGGCCGACCTGACGCCCTACCTCCCGCTCACGTGA
- a CDS encoding GNAT family N-acetyltransferase, giving the protein MQITSLGFRTDIAILTASGSTVTDCGTHLLVTTPDNPSYHWGNFMLLRELPAPGGAREVMGAFDTWFATARHRAIGIDSPVDVDVSEFEVDGMDKDVSHVMTAERLLAPERPFAGGGIRPLTPDEWDKWVDLDLSVYAAEDRRYHRAYVEGRARQEQRLVAAGLGHRWGVFVDGRLAASAGLYDTGDGVFRFQSIATHPRRRGLGIATTLVHRMAERAVEEQGARQLVIVADPEGPAYGIYRRLGFETAEVAVELHQSLPGEIA; this is encoded by the coding sequence ATGCAGATCACCTCGCTCGGCTTCCGCACTGACATCGCGATCCTGACTGCCTCCGGCAGCACGGTCACCGACTGCGGCACGCACCTGCTGGTGACCACCCCTGACAACCCCTCCTACCACTGGGGCAACTTCATGCTGCTGCGTGAGCTGCCGGCGCCCGGCGGCGCCCGGGAGGTGATGGGTGCCTTCGACACCTGGTTCGCGACCGCACGTCACCGCGCGATCGGCATCGACTCCCCGGTCGACGTCGACGTCAGCGAGTTCGAGGTCGACGGGATGGACAAGGACGTCTCCCACGTGATGACGGCCGAACGCCTGCTGGCCCCCGAGCGCCCGTTCGCCGGTGGCGGGATCCGCCCGCTCACCCCGGACGAGTGGGACAAGTGGGTCGACCTCGACCTGTCGGTCTACGCCGCCGAGGACCGGCGTTACCACCGGGCGTACGTCGAGGGCCGCGCCCGGCAGGAGCAGCGCCTGGTCGCCGCAGGGCTGGGGCACCGGTGGGGTGTCTTCGTCGACGGCCGCCTCGCCGCCAGCGCCGGTCTCTACGACACCGGTGACGGCGTCTTCCGCTTCCAGAGCATCGCCACCCACCCCCGTCGCCGCGGGCTGGGCATCGCCACGACCCTGGTCCACCGGATGGCCGAGCGCGCTGTCGAGGAGCAGGGAGCGCGTCAGCTGGTCATCGTCGCTGACCCCGAGGGCCCGGCGTACGGGATCTACCGCCGCCTCGGCTTCGAGACCGCGGAGGTCGCGGTCGAGCTGCACCAGTCGTTGCCGGGCGAGATCGCCTGA
- a CDS encoding dipeptidase: MTDALRARITELLPGLRRDLEDLVRIQSVSADPARAGEVQRSAEAVRDLFAAEGFSARIVSGNDDGSAPAVIARKEGPAGAPTVLLYAHHDVQPENDHADWDSPPWEPTERGDRLYGRGTADDKAGVITHLAAARAFGDELPVTLVLFIEGEEEVGSESLPALLATYKDELAADVIVIADSGNWDIGVPALTTSLRGLVRLDVEVRTLTHAVHSGMWGGLVPDAIMTLSRLIASCFDDAGNLVIEGLKGSAAADVDYPEERLRAESGAAPGVEWIGSGPVVERLWTQPALSITGFDAPKVDGASNTLVPAARARFSLRTAPADTSANALAALQAHLEKHVPWGATLDMVVVDTGEATQIEATGPAYDAARAAFTEAWSGTAPVDMGVGGSIPFIAEFLDAFPQASVLVTGVEDPDTRAHGANEGLHLAEWEKVLLAETLLLRNLGE; encoded by the coding sequence ATGACTGACGCGCTCCGAGCCCGCATCACCGAACTTCTTCCCGGCCTGCGCCGTGACCTGGAGGATCTTGTCCGGATCCAGTCCGTCTCGGCCGACCCCGCCCGCGCCGGTGAGGTGCAGCGCAGCGCCGAGGCCGTCCGCGACCTCTTCGCCGCCGAGGGCTTCAGCGCCCGCATCGTCTCGGGCAACGACGACGGCTCCGCGCCTGCCGTGATCGCCCGCAAGGAGGGGCCCGCGGGAGCGCCGACCGTCCTGCTGTACGCCCACCACGACGTGCAGCCCGAGAACGACCACGCCGACTGGGACTCGCCGCCGTGGGAGCCCACCGAGCGCGGCGACCGTCTGTACGGCCGCGGCACCGCCGACGACAAGGCGGGCGTCATCACCCACCTCGCCGCCGCCCGCGCCTTCGGCGACGAGCTCCCCGTCACCCTCGTCCTCTTCATCGAGGGCGAGGAGGAGGTGGGCTCGGAGTCGCTCCCGGCCCTGCTCGCCACCTACAAGGACGAGCTCGCCGCCGACGTCATCGTCATCGCCGACTCGGGCAACTGGGACATCGGTGTTCCTGCCCTCACCACCAGCCTGCGCGGCCTGGTCCGCCTCGACGTCGAGGTGCGTACGCTCACCCACGCCGTCCACTCCGGCATGTGGGGCGGCCTCGTCCCCGACGCGATCATGACGCTGAGCCGACTCATCGCCTCCTGCTTCGACGACGCCGGCAACCTGGTCATCGAGGGCCTCAAGGGCAGCGCCGCGGCCGACGTGGACTACCCCGAGGAGCGCCTGCGGGCCGAGTCCGGCGCCGCCCCCGGCGTCGAGTGGATCGGGTCCGGCCCGGTCGTCGAGCGTCTGTGGACCCAGCCTGCCCTGTCGATCACCGGCTTCGACGCCCCCAAGGTCGACGGCGCCTCCAACACGCTCGTCCCCGCAGCGCGGGCGCGCTTCAGCCTGCGTACGGCCCCGGCCGACACCTCCGCCAACGCCCTCGCCGCGCTGCAGGCCCACCTCGAGAAGCACGTGCCGTGGGGCGCGACGCTCGACATGGTGGTCGTCGACACCGGCGAGGCCACCCAGATCGAGGCGACCGGTCCGGCGTACGACGCGGCCCGCGCTGCCTTCACCGAGGCGTGGAGCGGAACCGCCCCCGTCGACATGGGCGTGGGTGGCTCGATCCCGTTCATCGCCGAGTTCCTCGACGCGTTCCCGCAGGCCAGTGTGCTGGTCACGGGTGTCGAGGACCCCGACACCCGGGCGCACGGCGCCAACGAGGGACTGCACCTCGCCGAGTGGGAGAAGGTCCTGCTCGCCGAGACGCTGTTGCTGCGCAACTTGGGTGAGTGA
- a CDS encoding DUF6801 domain-containing protein: MPEITPTRRTVIRTAAWSVPAVTVAAAAPAFATSPPGGEVTYQTLTKTFRFNPVILGNVNTDPANIVVVNVTATVPLEVPRGATAAPVQTESTVTIPAGLAGILGGLILGNPATVEGTSVSTTTLSGAYSGESITNLTIPRTPFTNGSALSLTASGSGAEGLTIPAGNPTGAVTLTLDPPQSQLQGRNAAGNPTNPTPYASQLSPIATEDYTLGTFTIV, from the coding sequence ATGCCTGAAATCACGCCTACCCGGCGAACTGTCATCAGAACCGCCGCCTGGTCGGTCCCGGCCGTCACGGTCGCAGCCGCGGCTCCGGCCTTCGCCACGTCGCCGCCCGGCGGCGAGGTCACCTACCAGACGCTCACCAAGACGTTCCGGTTCAACCCCGTCATCCTCGGCAACGTCAACACGGACCCCGCGAACATCGTGGTCGTCAACGTGACCGCCACGGTCCCGCTCGAGGTCCCGCGCGGCGCGACGGCGGCTCCGGTCCAGACGGAGTCCACCGTGACCATCCCCGCAGGTCTCGCCGGCATCCTGGGAGGCCTGATCCTGGGCAACCCTGCCACGGTCGAAGGCACCTCGGTCTCCACGACGACCCTGTCCGGCGCCTACTCCGGCGAGTCGATCACCAACCTCACCATCCCGCGTACCCCGTTCACCAACGGGTCGGCCCTGAGTCTCACCGCGAGCGGCTCCGGCGCCGAGGGGCTCACCATCCCGGCGGGCAACCCGACCGGGGCAGTCACCCTGACCCTCGACCCCCCGCAGTCGCAGCTCCAGGGCCGCAATGCGGCCGGCAACCCGACCAACCCCACGCCGTACGCGTCGCAGCTCTCGCCGATCGCCACCGAGGACTACACCCTCGGCACCTTCACGATCGTCTGA
- a CDS encoding sensor histidine kinase, producing the protein MRSIDAAVVDTLDSILAGVTDLMGFEIAAISVAHVDGVLETVAVAGSDEAKAALKGHRTEIDMVQTQLVAADEWGPWRFLPHDRLTIGAAGFAWIPPDVEATDDPERWHPLDVLVAPLYDDDGRLRALISVDSPQNRMRPTGQTRTDLEGFVVQTRPAVLNLIERAELAAQVRLADAARLVVRQASSELSIERIIEVIQSAVTRCFDAFGMWIQTFDERGDGQGAIHASNGAEIWLSEDLRRIARPAARAMWASQDVAAIGQSSITPDILTDDQREQIYSFMKTIDVTSMLFIPLGAGKECLGNLVLTRHGELRTEWSEVERRVALDIGHDLGRALLNARSFERERRLVDELRQLDSYKSTLIATLAHELKNPLTAILGHAEMLDASPELTPSARNSISAVERGAARMQRLVDDLLVLARAGDPHSAFNPAPVDLHAAVLDALDLMRVTINRKKLGVVVEAPAEGIRVMAESEGVERVVSNLVSNATKYTPEGGRITVRLHPTAREVRLDVVDTGIGISQSDQEHLFSEFFRSTNPAAVALPGTGLGLAIVKSIVERHRGRITCESTLGRGATFSVFLPRA; encoded by the coding sequence GTGCGCAGCATCGACGCTGCAGTCGTCGACACCCTCGACAGCATCCTCGCCGGCGTCACCGACCTCATGGGGTTCGAGATCGCCGCCATCAGCGTCGCCCACGTCGACGGGGTGCTGGAGACCGTCGCGGTCGCCGGCAGCGACGAGGCGAAGGCTGCCCTCAAGGGGCATCGCACCGAGATCGACATGGTGCAGACCCAGCTCGTCGCAGCGGACGAGTGGGGGCCGTGGCGCTTCCTGCCGCACGACAGGCTCACGATCGGCGCGGCCGGCTTCGCCTGGATCCCTCCTGACGTCGAGGCCACCGACGACCCTGAGCGCTGGCACCCGCTCGACGTCCTCGTGGCCCCGCTGTACGACGACGACGGGCGGCTGCGGGCACTCATCTCCGTCGACAGCCCCCAGAACCGCATGCGCCCGACCGGCCAGACGCGCACCGACCTCGAGGGTTTCGTCGTCCAGACCCGACCGGCGGTGCTCAACCTCATCGAGCGCGCGGAGCTCGCCGCCCAGGTGCGACTGGCCGACGCCGCCCGCCTGGTCGTGCGCCAGGCCAGCTCCGAGCTCTCCATCGAACGGATCATCGAGGTCATCCAGAGCGCGGTCACCCGGTGCTTCGACGCCTTCGGCATGTGGATCCAGACCTTCGACGAGCGCGGCGACGGACAGGGAGCCATCCACGCCTCCAACGGCGCCGAGATCTGGCTGTCGGAGGACCTGCGACGCATCGCCCGACCGGCCGCGCGCGCGATGTGGGCCTCGCAGGACGTCGCCGCGATCGGCCAGTCGTCGATCACGCCCGACATCCTCACCGACGACCAGCGCGAGCAGATCTACTCCTTCATGAAGACGATCGACGTGACGTCGATGCTCTTCATCCCGCTGGGCGCCGGCAAGGAGTGCCTGGGCAACCTCGTCCTGACCCGCCACGGCGAGCTGCGTACGGAGTGGTCGGAGGTCGAGCGCCGCGTCGCCCTCGACATCGGCCACGACCTCGGTCGCGCGCTGCTCAACGCCCGTTCGTTCGAGCGCGAGCGTCGACTGGTGGACGAGCTGCGGCAGCTGGACTCCTACAAGTCCACGCTGATCGCGACGCTGGCCCACGAGCTGAAGAACCCGCTCACCGCGATCCTCGGCCACGCGGAGATGCTCGACGCGAGCCCAGAGCTGACGCCCTCGGCACGCAACTCCATCTCCGCCGTCGAGCGGGGGGCGGCACGCATGCAACGCCTGGTCGACGACCTCCTCGTCCTTGCGCGCGCGGGCGACCCGCACAGCGCCTTCAACCCCGCACCGGTCGACCTGCACGCAGCGGTGCTCGACGCCCTCGACCTGATGCGGGTGACGATCAACCGCAAGAAGCTCGGGGTCGTCGTCGAGGCACCCGCCGAGGGCATCAGGGTCATGGCGGAGAGTGAAGGCGTGGAGCGGGTCGTGTCCAACCTGGTCAGCAACGCGACGAAGTACACCCCCGAGGGCGGGCGGATCACCGTACGCCTGCACCCCACTGCCCGCGAGGTGCGACTCGACGTGGTCGACACGGGCATCGGCATCTCCCAGAGCGACCAGGAACACCTCTTCAGCGAGTTCTTCCGCTCCACCAACCCGGCGGCCGTCGCCCTGCCCGGGACCGGCCTCGGACTGGCCATCGTGAAGAGCATCGTGGAGCGCCACCGCGGCCGGATCACCTGCGAGTCGACGCTCGGCCGCGGCGCCACGTTCAGCGTGTTCCTCCCCCGCGCCTGA